Proteins encoded by one window of Enterobacter hormaechei subsp. xiangfangensis:
- the xis gene encoding excisionase Xis has protein sequence MSTKDICGQLCISSRTLERYRKRAPNENPFPEPDCAYMGGPNKWLRTKVTAWQIKEMSRSTRKPMSHLNLTRDDKGRLTRPDAA, from the coding sequence ATGAGCACTAAAGACATCTGCGGGCAGCTGTGTATTTCCTCACGTACGCTCGAACGCTACAGGAAAAGAGCCCCAAACGAGAACCCTTTCCCTGAGCCAGATTGCGCTTACATGGGTGGACCCAATAAATGGCTCAGAACCAAAGTCACCGCCTGGCAGATTAAAGAGATGTCACGATCAACCCGTAAGCCGATGTCTCACCTGAACCTAACCCGTGATGATAAAGGCCGTCTCACCCGACCTGACGCGGCGTGA
- the rseB gene encoding sigma-E factor regulatory protein RseB — MKQLWFAMSLMAGSLFFSANASADVSSGALLQQMNLASQSLNYELAFISINKQGVESLRYRHARLDNQPLAQLLQMDGPRREVVQRGNEISYFEPGLEPFTLNGDYIVDSLPSLIYTDFKRLAPYYDFISVGRTRIADRLCEVIRVVARDGTRYSYIVWIDAETKLPMRVDLLDRDGETLEQFRVISFDVNSQVGNSMQNLAKASLPPLLSVPAGDSVNFNWVPSWIPQGFSEVSSSRRQLPTIETPVESRLYSDGLFSFSVNINRATANSSEQMLRTGRRTVSTTVRDNAEITIVGELPPPTAKRISDSIKFRAAQ, encoded by the coding sequence ATGAAGCAACTTTGGTTCGCCATGTCTTTGATGGCGGGTAGCCTGTTCTTCTCTGCTAACGCCTCGGCTGATGTTTCATCCGGGGCGTTGTTGCAGCAAATGAATCTGGCCAGCCAGTCACTCAATTACGAGTTGGCATTTATCAGCATCAATAAGCAGGGTGTCGAATCGTTACGCTATCGCCACGCCCGCCTTGATAACCAGCCGCTCGCCCAGCTTTTACAGATGGATGGCCCGCGTCGGGAAGTGGTCCAGCGTGGGAACGAAATCAGCTATTTCGAGCCTGGCCTTGAGCCGTTTACGCTCAATGGTGACTACATCGTTGACTCCCTGCCGTCGCTCATTTACACCGATTTTAAACGTCTCGCCCCCTACTATGATTTTATCTCGGTGGGGCGAACGCGTATTGCCGACAGGCTGTGCGAAGTGATCCGCGTTGTTGCGCGGGATGGGACGCGTTACAGCTATATCGTCTGGATTGACGCAGAGACGAAGCTGCCGATGCGCGTTGATCTGCTCGATCGCGACGGTGAAACGCTGGAGCAGTTCCGTGTGATCTCCTTTGACGTAAACAGTCAGGTCGGCAACAGCATGCAGAATCTGGCCAAAGCCAGCCTGCCGCCTTTGCTTTCCGTGCCTGCCGGCGATTCTGTCAATTTTAACTGGGTACCATCCTGGATCCCGCAAGGGTTCAGCGAAGTTTCCAGCAGTCGTCGCCAGCTGCCTACTATCGAAACTCCGGTTGAGTCGCGACTCTATTCCGATGGGCTGTTTAGCTTCTCGGTGAATATTAATCGCGCTACGGCGAACAGTTCCGAACAGATGCTCCGTACCGGTCGCCGGACGGTCAGCACGACGGTGCGCGATAATGCGGAAATTACCATTGTCGGTGAATTACCGCCGCCAACGGCAAAACGTATTTCAGACAGCATTAAATTCAGGGCTGCGCAATGA
- the rpoE gene encoding RNA polymerase sigma factor RpoE has product MSEQLTDQVLVERVQKGDQKAFNLLVVRYQHKVASLVSRYVPSGDVPDVVQESFIKAYRALDSFRGDSAFYTWLYRIAVNTAKNYLVAQGRRPPSSDVDAIDAENFESGGALKEISNPENLMLSEELRQIVFRTIESLPEDLRMAITLRELDGLSYEEIAAIMDCPVGTVRSRIFRAREAIDNKVQPLIRR; this is encoded by the coding sequence ATGAGCGAGCAGTTAACGGACCAGGTCCTGGTTGAACGGGTCCAGAAGGGAGATCAGAAAGCTTTTAACCTACTGGTGGTGCGCTACCAGCATAAGGTAGCGAGTCTGGTTTCCCGCTATGTACCGTCAGGCGATGTTCCTGATGTTGTACAAGAGTCTTTTATTAAGGCCTATCGCGCGCTGGATTCATTCCGGGGGGATAGTGCTTTTTATACCTGGCTGTATCGTATTGCAGTCAATACGGCTAAGAATTATTTGGTTGCTCAGGGCCGGCGTCCGCCTTCAAGTGATGTTGACGCTATCGACGCAGAAAACTTCGAAAGTGGCGGCGCGCTGAAAGAAATTTCGAACCCTGAGAACTTAATGTTGTCAGAAGAACTGAGACAAATCGTTTTTCGCACGATCGAGTCGCTCCCGGAAGATTTACGCATGGCAATTACGTTACGGGAGCTGGATGGCCTAAGCTATGAAGAGATAGCCGCCATCATGGATTGTCCGGTCGGCACGGTTCGTTCACGAATTTTCCGTGCGCGAGAAGCCATTGATAATAAAGTTCAACCGCTTATCAGGCGTTGA
- a CDS encoding YlcG family protein, whose product MKPETLEVLRARWQRLRIYRYRGSVLVDYRIFRNYIRIESKQRGT is encoded by the coding sequence ATGAAGCCAGAAACGCTTGAGGTACTACGCGCGCGCTGGCAGCGCCTTCGCATTTACCGCTACCGGGGATCGGTGCTGGTGGATTACCGCATCTTCCGTAATTACATCAGAATTGAATCAAAGCAGAGGGGCACATGA
- a CDS encoding phage holin family protein, translating into MVLNDPTATINALLCAGVVITLMFYRRGDSRHRPWISRLAWLITVTYSAVPLAYLCGIYPHSSWATIAANIIFLSVLVAVKGNVARLVDHLRH; encoded by the coding sequence GTGGTACTAAATGACCCAACAGCAACTATCAACGCGCTGCTCTGCGCCGGAGTTGTAATTACTCTGATGTTTTACCGCCGTGGTGATTCGCGGCATCGGCCATGGATTTCGCGTTTAGCCTGGCTGATTACCGTCACTTACAGCGCTGTACCGCTGGCGTACCTGTGTGGGATCTACCCGCATTCATCATGGGCCACCATTGCGGCCAATATCATATTCCTTTCCGTGCTGGTGGCCGTCAAAGGCAACGTTGCACGTCTGGTTGATCATCTGAGGCACTAA
- a CDS encoding RusA family crossover junction endodeoxyribonuclease, producing MKIYEITPIGKPRMTQRDRWHKRPATAAYWAYKEQVRLLGIKLPEAGYHVTFVIPMPKSWSKAKREQYVGQPHQQKPDKDNLEKALLDAVFDEDSHVWDGRVTKIWGETGQIIIGEAT from the coding sequence ATGAAAATTTACGAAATTACGCCGATTGGCAAACCCCGAATGACCCAGCGAGACCGATGGCATAAACGCCCGGCAACGGCTGCTTACTGGGCATACAAAGAGCAGGTCCGGCTGCTGGGCATTAAATTGCCTGAAGCCGGATATCACGTCACTTTCGTTATCCCCATGCCAAAGAGCTGGAGCAAGGCAAAGCGGGAGCAATATGTCGGCCAGCCTCATCAACAAAAGCCGGACAAAGACAACTTGGAAAAAGCTTTGCTGGATGCAGTGTTTGACGAGGATAGCCATGTCTGGGACGGGCGGGTTACCAAAATCTGGGGAGAAACCGGGCAAATTATCATCGGGGAGGCCACATGA
- a CDS encoding DUF4060 family protein, with the protein MRLINRGSQQSPLARQACEIALAAHQQRYGDYGRSKMKETYTVKVEGVKVWVEVVNRKASYVATAMTGMRRLRALPGQAS; encoded by the coding sequence ATGCGACTAATTAATCGTGGTAGTCAGCAATCCCCGTTAGCGCGTCAGGCATGCGAAATCGCGCTGGCTGCTCACCAGCAAAGATACGGCGACTATGGGCGCAGCAAGATGAAAGAGACGTATACGGTGAAGGTTGAAGGCGTGAAGGTCTGGGTGGAGGTGGTGAACCGCAAGGCGAGCTATGTGGCCACGGCAATGACAGGCATGCGCCGCTTGCGTGCCCTTCCCGGCCAGGCGTCCTGA
- a CDS encoding glycoside hydrolase family 19 protein — MNQSQFQKAAGISAGLAARWFPHIDAAMKEYGITAPLDQAMFIAQMGHESTRFTRLVENLNYAVENLVPTFGSHRITQQQSAALGRTATQPANQKAIANLVYGGEWGKEHLGNQVAGDGWKYRGRGLKQITGLSNYRSCGQALKLDLVTHPELLEKDEYAARSAAWFYASRGCLLHSGDIERVTLLINGGRNGLDKRRALFNLAKSVLV, encoded by the coding sequence ATGAACCAATCACAATTTCAGAAGGCGGCTGGTATCAGCGCCGGATTAGCTGCGCGCTGGTTTCCGCATATCGACGCCGCCATGAAGGAATACGGCATCACCGCACCGCTTGATCAGGCCATGTTTATTGCCCAGATGGGGCATGAAAGCACCAGATTTACCCGACTGGTGGAGAACCTGAATTACGCGGTTGAAAACCTGGTACCGACGTTCGGCAGCCACCGCATCACTCAACAGCAATCCGCCGCACTTGGCAGAACGGCAACGCAACCGGCAAACCAGAAAGCGATCGCCAATCTGGTATACGGTGGTGAGTGGGGAAAAGAACACCTTGGCAATCAGGTCGCTGGTGATGGCTGGAAATATCGCGGTCGTGGGCTGAAACAGATTACCGGCCTGAGCAACTATCGCAGTTGTGGCCAGGCGTTGAAACTGGACCTTGTTACTCATCCGGAGCTGCTTGAAAAGGATGAATACGCCGCGCGCTCTGCCGCATGGTTCTATGCCTCCCGCGGTTGCCTTCTTCATTCCGGCGACATTGAGCGCGTGACACTGTTAATCAATGGCGGCCGCAACGGGCTGGATAAACGCCGTGCGCTGTTTAATCTGGCGAAATCAGTTTTGGTGTGA
- a CDS encoding DinI family protein yields MKIELTIDRTKKLPDGAMPALEKELLKRLRNQFEDCSLVVRRAGSDGLSVYGGAKEAKKTVEGILQETWESADDWFY; encoded by the coding sequence ATGAAAATTGAGTTAACCATTGATCGCACAAAGAAACTTCCAGATGGAGCAATGCCAGCGCTGGAAAAAGAACTGCTAAAACGGCTGCGGAATCAGTTCGAGGATTGCAGTCTGGTTGTTCGTCGTGCTGGTTCGGATGGGTTAAGCGTTTATGGTGGGGCAAAGGAAGCGAAGAAGACGGTTGAAGGTATCCTTCAGGAAACCTGGGAAAGTGCAGACGACTGGTTCTATTAA
- a CDS encoding antitermination protein, translating into MKLEAALKHFSPQGMHISEDVKGTSPDRLTGTDVMAAIGTTSSRARFGLAAFFGKAGISKTDEQLAVQALAQFAIKNAPKNVRKAAGDKLGACMLTLAQFAFAEYSCSAATSVMCHSCCGTGRTTKEQVTRKVSYPWGKAPYWASRSRAVRPSDWELWTEVTEVVPAVCDVCEGKGTISARCRCGGIGEVVDRKATKERGVPVFKTCERCSGIGFSAISSATVYRVILKRLPDLHQSSWSRNWKPLFEMLVDTLRKWECQAAVEFEKATT; encoded by the coding sequence ATGAAACTGGAAGCAGCACTTAAACATTTTAGTCCTCAGGGAATGCATATCAGCGAAGATGTAAAGGGAACCTCTCCGGATCGTCTCACCGGCACTGATGTTATGGCGGCCATTGGCACCACCAGCAGCCGTGCGCGCTTCGGCCTGGCTGCTTTCTTCGGCAAAGCCGGCATTAGCAAAACAGATGAACAACTCGCAGTTCAGGCGCTGGCGCAGTTTGCCATTAAAAACGCCCCTAAAAATGTCCGCAAAGCCGCTGGCGATAAGCTCGGAGCCTGCATGTTGACGCTGGCGCAGTTTGCTTTCGCGGAGTATTCCTGTTCGGCGGCTACCAGCGTGATGTGTCACAGCTGTTGTGGTACCGGCCGGACCACTAAAGAGCAGGTCACCCGCAAGGTTTCGTACCCTTGGGGTAAAGCGCCATACTGGGCCAGCCGCTCCCGTGCCGTTCGTCCGTCTGACTGGGAGCTGTGGACAGAGGTAACAGAGGTTGTACCGGCGGTCTGTGATGTTTGCGAAGGCAAGGGAACGATAAGCGCCCGTTGTCGTTGCGGCGGCATAGGTGAAGTGGTGGACCGTAAAGCAACGAAGGAACGTGGCGTACCAGTTTTCAAAACGTGTGAACGTTGCTCTGGTATTGGCTTCTCTGCTATCTCCTCGGCGACGGTATATCGCGTCATTCTGAAGCGACTCCCTGACCTTCATCAGTCATCATGGTCGCGTAACTGGAAACCACTCTTTGAAATGCTTGTGGACACGCTGCGCAAGTGGGAATGTCAAGCGGCTGTCGAATTCGAGAAGGCAACAACTTAA
- a CDS encoding tyrosine-type recombinase/integrase: MAISDSYLKSCLGRERDKVEEKADRDGLWVRISKKGAVTFFYRFRFLGKQDKMTIGSYPEFGLKAARDEVAKWAAILARGENPRIRQSLDKAKINSQYTFEELFREWHSMVCIQKESAGQVLRSFELHVFPKLGKYPAHQLTLHNWLTVLDRLAQGYSEITRRVISNGRQCYSWAVKRQLLEVNPLSEMSGRDFGIQKQMGERTLDRKELAIVWRAIEDSRLIERNKILYKLSLIWACRVGELRQAEVAHFDFEEGIWTVPWENHKTGRKTKKPIIRPIIPEMLPLIKRAIELAPGRFVFSKYEDKPMSEGFHMSISSNLVKFMLKAYNEQVPHFTIHDLRRTARTNFSELTEPHIAEIMLGHKLPGVWSVYDKHTYVEEMRVAYGKWWARLMSIVEPDILEFTPRQVG; this comes from the coding sequence ATGGCTATTTCAGATAGTTATCTAAAGTCGTGCCTTGGGCGCGAACGAGACAAAGTTGAAGAAAAGGCAGACCGTGATGGTCTGTGGGTACGCATCTCCAAAAAGGGGGCCGTTACTTTTTTCTACCGATTCCGCTTCCTGGGCAAACAGGACAAGATGACGATCGGCAGCTATCCGGAGTTCGGATTAAAAGCCGCGCGCGATGAAGTCGCAAAGTGGGCAGCTATTCTTGCCCGTGGCGAAAACCCTCGGATCAGGCAAAGCCTCGATAAAGCCAAGATTAACAGCCAGTACACCTTCGAAGAGCTGTTCCGTGAATGGCACTCAATGGTCTGCATTCAGAAAGAATCAGCCGGGCAGGTCCTCCGCTCGTTTGAACTGCACGTTTTCCCCAAGCTCGGGAAATACCCTGCGCATCAGCTCACGCTACACAACTGGCTCACTGTCCTGGACAGATTGGCCCAGGGTTACAGCGAGATCACCCGGCGCGTGATCAGCAACGGCCGACAGTGTTATTCCTGGGCAGTGAAACGGCAACTGCTGGAAGTTAACCCGCTGTCAGAAATGTCTGGGCGTGATTTCGGCATCCAGAAACAAATGGGTGAGCGAACCCTGGACCGTAAAGAACTGGCGATTGTCTGGCGAGCCATTGAGGATTCCCGCCTCATTGAGCGAAACAAGATCCTCTATAAATTGTCTCTGATATGGGCGTGCAGGGTTGGCGAACTCCGGCAGGCTGAAGTCGCACACTTTGATTTTGAAGAAGGGATCTGGACTGTTCCATGGGAAAACCACAAGACAGGGCGGAAGACAAAGAAACCGATAATTCGACCTATCATCCCGGAAATGCTCCCGCTGATAAAACGGGCCATTGAGCTGGCGCCAGGACGCTTTGTTTTTTCAAAATATGAAGACAAGCCGATGAGTGAAGGCTTCCATATGAGCATCAGCAGTAACCTGGTTAAGTTCATGCTCAAGGCCTATAACGAGCAGGTCCCACACTTTACTATTCATGATCTGCGCAGGACTGCGCGAACGAATTTCTCAGAGCTAACCGAGCCGCATATCGCCGAAATAATGCTTGGCCACAAACTGCCTGGTGTGTGGTCAGTGTACGACAAGCACACCTATGTTGAGGAAATGAGAGTGGCATATGGTAAGTGGTGGGCCCGACTTATGAGCATCGTCGAGCCCGACATTCTGGAGTTCACGCCGCGTCAGGTCGGGTGA
- the rseC gene encoding SoxR-reducing system protein RseC, which yields MIKEWATVVSWQDGVALVSCDVQASCSSCASRAGCGSRVLNKLGPQTSHTITVPSAQPLVAGQKVELGIAEGSLLTSAMLVYLSPLAGLFVMGGVFQMLFGTDLAAMCGAALGGVGGFWLAKGVSPRLAAREAWQPVILSVALAPDQLRVETLSSEAR from the coding sequence ATGATTAAAGAGTGGGCCACGGTCGTATCCTGGCAGGATGGCGTAGCGCTTGTTAGCTGTGACGTTCAAGCATCATGCAGCAGTTGCGCTTCGCGAGCCGGTTGCGGCAGCCGCGTGTTGAATAAGCTGGGGCCGCAAACGTCGCACACTATTACTGTGCCGAGCGCTCAGCCGCTGGTGGCAGGGCAAAAAGTGGAGCTCGGCATCGCTGAAGGTAGCCTGCTCACTTCCGCCATGCTGGTTTACCTTTCTCCGCTCGCAGGCCTGTTCGTGATGGGCGGGGTTTTCCAGATGCTGTTCGGCACAGATTTGGCCGCCATGTGCGGGGCCGCGTTGGGCGGCGTGGGCGGGTTCTGGCTTGCTAAAGGCGTTTCCCCAAGGCTTGCCGCCCGGGAAGCGTGGCAGCCTGTCATCCTCAGCGTTGCACTGGCACCCGACCAACTTCGTGTTGAGACGCTCTCTTCTGAGGCCCGGTGA
- a CDS encoding DUF1367 family protein, giving the protein MAQLQLIKQSSGILIPATPETSDLLQSKIKLGAVLVADFKQVRNPAFHRRFFALLNLGFEYWEPTGGAISSNERKLVTGYAKFLASYGGNEGALLDAAEHYLEQVASRRVTNGISLCKSFDAYRAWVTIQAGHHDAIKLPDGTLQKHPRSISFANMDEIEIQQLYKAALDVLWRWILSKAFRDQREAENAAAQLMSFAG; this is encoded by the coding sequence ATGGCGCAGTTACAACTCATTAAGCAGTCCTCAGGGATCCTGATCCCGGCTACGCCGGAGACCAGCGATTTGCTGCAATCAAAAATCAAGCTCGGCGCCGTGCTGGTGGCCGACTTCAAACAGGTACGCAATCCTGCGTTTCATCGTCGCTTCTTCGCTCTGCTGAATCTGGGCTTCGAATACTGGGAGCCTACCGGCGGCGCAATCTCCTCCAACGAGCGCAAGCTGGTTACCGGCTACGCTAAATTCCTGGCTTCCTATGGCGGAAACGAAGGCGCACTGCTCGATGCCGCTGAGCACTATCTTGAGCAGGTTGCGAGCCGCCGCGTAACAAACGGGATCAGCCTCTGTAAATCCTTCGATGCATACCGCGCCTGGGTGACTATTCAGGCCGGGCATCATGACGCTATCAAACTTCCGGATGGCACACTTCAGAAGCACCCACGCAGTATTTCATTCGCCAACATGGACGAAATTGAGATCCAGCAGCTGTACAAGGCCGCGCTTGATGTCCTCTGGCGCTGGATATTATCCAAGGCATTCAGGGACCAGCGCGAGGCGGAGAACGCCGCTGCGCAACTCATGAGCTTCGCGGGGTGA
- the rseA gene encoding anti-sigma-E factor RseA, with product MQKEKLSALMDGETLDNELLDELSHSPEMQQTWESYHLIRDTLRGDTSEVLHFDISARVMAAIENEPVHQTTPLIPEAQPAPHQWQKMPFWHKVRPWASQLTQMGVAACVSLAVIVGVQHYNTQSEANQQPEAPVFNTLPMMGKASPVSLGVPADASASGGQQQQVQEQRRRINAMLQDYELQRRLHSEQLQFEQAQTQQAAVQVPGNQTLGTQSQ from the coding sequence ATGCAGAAAGAAAAACTTTCCGCTTTAATGGATGGTGAAACGCTGGATAATGAGCTGCTCGATGAGTTGTCTCATTCTCCCGAAATGCAACAGACCTGGGAGAGCTATCATCTTATCCGCGACACGCTGCGCGGTGATACCAGTGAGGTTCTCCATTTCGATATCTCAGCACGCGTTATGGCGGCCATTGAGAACGAACCTGTTCATCAGACCACGCCGCTGATTCCTGAAGCGCAGCCTGCACCTCACCAGTGGCAGAAAATGCCGTTCTGGCACAAGGTGCGTCCATGGGCCAGCCAGCTCACCCAGATGGGGGTCGCTGCGTGCGTATCGCTTGCAGTTATCGTTGGGGTCCAGCACTATAACACTCAGTCTGAAGCCAATCAGCAACCTGAAGCGCCAGTGTTTAATACGCTGCCGATGATGGGTAAAGCCAGCCCGGTTAGCCTGGGCGTACCGGCAGATGCCTCCGCAAGCGGCGGACAGCAACAGCAGGTACAGGAGCAGCGCCGTCGCATTAATGCGATGTTGCAGGATTACGAGTTGCAGCGCCGTCTGCACTCCGAGCAGCTTCAGTTTGAGCAGGCCCAAACCCAGCAGGCTGCTGTGCAGGTGCCAGGAAACCAAACTTTAGGAACGCAATCGCAGTAA
- a CDS encoding phage holin family protein — translation MSDPFSGTGLAGLALTGASVYGLLTGTDYGVVFGAFAGAVFYIATAADLSVLRRLAYFFVSYIVGILCSGLLGAKLTCWTGYTEKPLDAIGAVIASALAVQILTFLNKQDIGSLVALITRRGGSGGTK, via the coding sequence ATGTCCGATCCATTTTCCGGCACAGGGCTGGCCGGTTTAGCTTTGACTGGAGCCAGTGTTTACGGTCTATTGACCGGAACTGATTACGGTGTTGTTTTTGGAGCATTTGCAGGCGCAGTATTCTACATAGCGACAGCGGCTGACCTGAGTGTGTTACGTCGCCTGGCATACTTCTTCGTGTCGTATATCGTCGGCATTCTTTGTTCGGGGTTGTTGGGGGCAAAACTCACATGCTGGACGGGGTACACCGAGAAGCCTCTGGATGCTATTGGTGCCGTAATAGCTTCTGCGTTAGCCGTTCAAATCCTTACGTTCCTGAACAAGCAGGACATCGGCTCGCTGGTGGCGCTGATAACGCGCCGGGGAGGTTCAGGTGGTACTAAATGA
- a CDS encoding P63C domain-containing protein, with amino-acid sequence MSGDKKDPKGKAKGGVARAKSLTKEQRSDIAKKAAAARWRDKIHKATHMGNFKDEFGIDAECYVLSDESKTAVVTKAGLARLLGIGNFARDVDKLLSAGYMKEFGGPSLKAKIENPINFQYSGQSKNINNAHGFDIDVIVDIGKALIDAKSADALPPSRIPAADTAQKLINASAKSGIKGVAYALAGYRPEVQEVIDAFKAFVREEARQYEKEFPDELYEEWYRLYGLNRPEKGRPIRFGQLTNMQIYVPLAKSKGKILEQIRASRDENGKQSDKLHLFLSEIGVKALRQHIGKLLGVAAMSDNKEEYEAGIEKVFGRIKPEL; translated from the coding sequence ATGTCAGGCGACAAGAAAGATCCAAAGGGTAAAGCTAAGGGCGGGGTTGCCAGGGCGAAGTCTCTTACTAAAGAGCAGCGTTCTGACATTGCCAAAAAGGCTGCTGCTGCAAGGTGGAGGGATAAAATTCACAAAGCCACCCATATGGGTAATTTCAAAGATGAATTTGGAATAGATGCTGAGTGTTATGTCTTAAGTGATGAATCGAAAACCGCAGTAGTTACTAAGGCTGGACTTGCTCGACTTTTAGGTATCGGCAACTTCGCAAGGGATGTCGATAAACTACTAAGCGCTGGTTACATGAAGGAGTTTGGTGGTCCAAGTTTAAAAGCGAAAATTGAAAATCCTATTAATTTTCAATATAGTGGGCAGTCCAAAAACATCAATAACGCTCATGGGTTTGATATTGATGTGATCGTTGATATCGGAAAGGCGCTGATAGATGCAAAAAGTGCCGATGCTCTGCCACCGTCTAGAATCCCTGCTGCCGATACAGCTCAAAAACTAATAAATGCTTCCGCTAAATCAGGTATAAAAGGCGTAGCCTATGCATTGGCCGGTTATCGACCTGAAGTTCAAGAGGTAATCGATGCTTTTAAGGCATTTGTACGAGAGGAAGCCCGCCAATATGAGAAAGAGTTTCCCGACGAGTTGTATGAGGAATGGTATCGGTTATATGGACTTAATCGTCCGGAAAAAGGCAGGCCGATCCGCTTTGGACAGTTGACTAATATGCAAATTTACGTCCCACTGGCTAAGAGTAAGGGGAAGATATTAGAGCAAATTCGCGCCAGTAGGGATGAGAATGGAAAGCAATCAGATAAGTTACACCTCTTCCTTTCTGAAATTGGCGTCAAGGCCTTACGACAACACATCGGCAAACTTCTTGGCGTTGCAGCAATGAGCGACAACAAAGAGGAGTATGAGGCCGGCATTGAAAAAGTTTTTGGCCGTATCAAGCCAGAATTATAA